A single window of Rubripirellula lacrimiformis DNA harbors:
- a CDS encoding RNA polymerase sigma factor, with protein MQGPETRPTFIGNLANPACEQAWNEFVRLYRDIIYRVARSRGLQNADAEDVTQEVFAIVSRKVESFDCSAAGSFRGWLRKLARDTAIDRLRQPQHDVGSGDSQMRQALEQRLTPDDTATLWNVEVKREQLLRACDHIRDQFSESVWQSFWLTAIEHQSIPSAAKQLGKSEGSVRVARCRVMARLKREVDSDDRSLSL; from the coding sequence TTGCAAGGTCCAGAAACACGTCCGACTTTCATTGGCAACCTAGCCAATCCGGCTTGCGAGCAAGCTTGGAACGAATTCGTGCGTCTGTACCGCGACATCATTTACCGGGTGGCACGCTCTAGAGGGCTGCAAAATGCCGATGCCGAAGACGTCACCCAGGAAGTGTTTGCGATCGTCAGCCGGAAAGTCGAATCCTTTGACTGCTCGGCTGCGGGCTCGTTTCGCGGATGGCTCCGCAAACTGGCTCGGGATACCGCCATCGATCGACTTCGACAGCCCCAGCATGACGTGGGTTCCGGCGACAGCCAGATGCGGCAAGCACTGGAACAACGCCTGACACCGGACGACACGGCCACGCTTTGGAATGTGGAAGTCAAACGCGAGCAGTTGTTGCGAGCGTGCGACCACATCCGCGATCAATTCTCTGAATCCGTATGGCAGTCATTTTGGTTGACTGCCATTGAACACCAATCGATCCCGTCGGCTGCGAAGCAGTTGGGAAAATCCGAGGGCTCCGTACGCGTCGCTCGCTGTCGCGTCATGGCCCGTTTAAAGAGAGAGGTTGATTCCGATGATCGCTCGCTTTCACTATGA
- a CDS encoding serine/threonine-protein kinase encodes MIARFHYDRSQLQAFLDQDPSADPAEIQSHIESCADCQAELETIAQADFDWEQATRLLRVDPTSLTNSFDQPMELDDIPGFLEPSDHPGSLGRFARYEVLEILGRGGMGIVMRGYDTSLNRHSAVKVLAPELATSAAARMRFSREAKSAAAVVHPHVVPIQTVDEHNGIPYLVMPVVEGNSVDARVRSVGPLTVIETVRIASQVAEGLAAAHEQGLVHRDIKPANVLLENGVERVQITDFGLARAVDDASMTRSGVIAGTPQYMSPEQAHGDSIDHRSDLFSLGSLIYFMLTGRSPFRSETTMGVLNRIVNDQPRRLRSINADVPEWLEQIVTKLLAKSPDERFQNALQVAEVLQQWHAHLQTPDAVPEPTTTDLPGLPAPVSDGGNRWPPRNRLVAAAAAAFFAIFGTIIYLETSKGTLRIESNSNAQVPIVIRQDGNVVQEFTVTQDGTTTRLRAGKYSIESKADDQSITLQNNQVTIQSGGRWVARIAMQEPPESVFESRDPSIIRQAAAEDTRDGNYEASLDKILWCWENGVEANSAWYAVRRSFLLSDWLDLADSYPTALQKLKSIQDELQQQITAKDQHRVSEDDFADFASINRVLREEQRTIEVYDQLDPRDQARVKYYLPKPLSSDGSDGAEQIAGADQDDQPRQPVEAKPLDRLRDWIETLPGGFNDPPKISPFTRMQFDDERVIVTMDSKTYELLGIDHFLIQELIQKTRDHYDQKWKKRLSEDLVEVLWHLGHIPGQNVELRLKPIDSDQEITIPHAPMTKKNRSELYRDNDHNQP; translated from the coding sequence ATGATCGCTCGCTTTCACTATGACCGCAGCCAGTTGCAAGCTTTTCTGGACCAGGATCCGTCGGCTGACCCCGCGGAGATTCAGTCACACATCGAATCGTGCGCCGACTGCCAAGCCGAACTAGAAACGATCGCCCAAGCCGACTTTGATTGGGAACAAGCGACTCGGCTACTAAGAGTCGATCCAACGTCGCTGACAAATTCCTTTGACCAACCGATGGAACTGGACGACATCCCTGGCTTCCTTGAACCCAGCGACCACCCCGGTTCACTCGGTCGGTTCGCTCGCTACGAGGTGCTAGAAATCTTGGGCCGCGGTGGCATGGGGATCGTCATGCGTGGATACGACACATCACTCAATCGCCATTCGGCGGTCAAGGTGTTGGCACCGGAACTGGCCACCAGTGCGGCGGCAAGAATGCGATTCTCGCGAGAAGCCAAGAGTGCCGCCGCCGTCGTGCATCCGCACGTCGTTCCGATCCAAACCGTTGACGAACACAACGGAATCCCCTACTTGGTGATGCCGGTCGTGGAAGGCAACAGCGTTGACGCCAGGGTGCGCAGCGTGGGACCACTGACGGTCATCGAAACCGTCCGAATCGCATCGCAAGTCGCCGAAGGATTGGCGGCCGCACACGAACAAGGCCTGGTCCACCGGGACATCAAACCCGCCAACGTGTTGTTGGAAAACGGGGTCGAACGCGTCCAAATCACCGATTTTGGGCTCGCTCGCGCCGTCGACGACGCCAGCATGACTCGCAGCGGCGTCATCGCCGGAACACCGCAGTACATGTCGCCCGAACAAGCTCATGGCGATTCCATCGACCATCGCAGCGATCTGTTCTCGCTGGGCAGCCTGATCTATTTCATGCTGACCGGGCGAAGCCCGTTTCGCAGCGAGACCACAATGGGCGTGCTGAACCGGATCGTGAACGACCAGCCGCGACGGCTGCGCAGCATCAATGCCGACGTCCCCGAGTGGCTGGAACAGATCGTCACCAAACTGCTGGCCAAATCACCCGACGAGCGTTTTCAGAACGCGTTGCAGGTCGCCGAAGTGCTGCAACAATGGCACGCCCATTTGCAAACGCCGGATGCGGTCCCAGAACCGACAACGACCGATCTTCCCGGTCTCCCGGCGCCCGTTTCGGATGGTGGAAACCGATGGCCACCCCGGAACAGGCTTGTCGCCGCAGCCGCGGCCGCCTTCTTCGCAATCTTTGGCACGATCATTTACCTAGAAACCAGCAAAGGCACGCTTCGGATCGAAAGCAATTCAAACGCCCAGGTCCCAATCGTCATTCGGCAGGATGGCAACGTCGTGCAAGAATTCACAGTCACCCAAGATGGAACCACCACCCGATTGCGAGCCGGAAAGTACTCGATCGAATCCAAGGCGGACGACCAATCCATCACGCTGCAGAACAATCAAGTCACGATCCAGTCCGGCGGCCGGTGGGTGGCACGTATCGCGATGCAGGAACCGCCGGAATCAGTCTTCGAAAGCCGTGACCCCAGCATCATCCGCCAAGCTGCGGCGGAGGACACCCGAGACGGGAACTACGAAGCGTCGCTGGACAAAATTCTGTGGTGCTGGGAAAACGGCGTCGAAGCCAACTCGGCCTGGTACGCCGTCCGTCGATCATTCTTGCTGTCGGATTGGCTGGATCTTGCCGACTCGTATCCCACCGCACTGCAGAAATTGAAATCGATCCAAGACGAACTCCAGCAACAGATCACCGCGAAAGATCAACATCGAGTCTCCGAGGACGACTTCGCTGATTTCGCATCCATCAACCGCGTGCTTCGTGAAGAGCAACGCACAATCGAGGTATACGACCAACTGGACCCGCGCGATCAAGCACGCGTGAAGTACTACTTGCCAAAGCCCCTTTCATCCGACGGGTCCGATGGGGCCGAACAAATCGCGGGCGCCGACCAGGACGATCAACCGCGGCAACCAGTCGAGGCGAAGCCACTTGATCGTCTTCGAGATTGGATTGAAACGCTGCCCGGCGGGTTCAACGATCCACCCAAGATCTCTCCTTTCACGCGGATGCAGTTCGACGACGAACGAGTCATCGTGACCATGGATTCCAAGACGTACGAATTGCTTGGCATCGACCATTTCCTGATCCAGGAATTGATCCAAAAAACCCGTGATCACTACGACCAGAAATGGAAGAAACGGTTGAGCGAGGACTTGGTCGAAGTTCTGTGGCACCTAGGACACATCCCCGGCCAGAATGTCGAACTGCGTCTCAAGCCGATCGATAGCGATCAGGAAATCACGATCCCACACGCCCCGATGACCAAGAAAAATCGCAGCGAACTGTACCGCGACAACGATCACAACCAACCCTGA
- a CDS encoding SMP-30/gluconolactonase/LRE family protein — protein MNQTLEARPIGFPDTDALRFLPEGPISISESKFSWVGIQHGSESTVGSVNIYDLLCSKNESFELPGRPGFAFPCKNGTTFVVGCERKLGMFDVRSGQWEPICEGVDSDVSGTIINDGLVFENNLIFGTKDLEFATKKAGLYLFRGSDQKLIRLRDDQICSNGKAIVQGDDGSLNLVDIDSPTRTIVRYPLDIAAGTLGEPTTVLDLTDDPAVPDGMIMTPDGKGIIVAMFHPGVAEFGQTRLYDFASGQLQCVWKTPGSPQNTCPALVRHDGEIKLIITTAVENLSAEDLKKCPNAGQIFIGDTDIQDPGGPLAPVYPSH, from the coding sequence ATGAATCAAACACTTGAAGCACGACCGATTGGATTTCCCGACACCGACGCTCTTCGGTTCTTGCCCGAGGGCCCGATCTCGATCAGCGAAAGCAAATTCAGTTGGGTCGGAATCCAGCACGGCAGCGAATCGACCGTCGGCAGCGTCAATATTTATGACCTGTTGTGCAGCAAGAACGAATCATTCGAACTTCCCGGCCGTCCCGGGTTTGCGTTCCCCTGCAAAAACGGAACCACCTTCGTGGTCGGTTGCGAGCGGAAGTTGGGAATGTTCGACGTGCGATCGGGCCAGTGGGAACCGATCTGCGAGGGCGTCGACAGCGATGTCAGCGGCACGATCATCAATGACGGCTTAGTTTTCGAAAACAATCTGATCTTTGGCACCAAAGACCTTGAATTTGCGACCAAGAAAGCGGGTTTGTATCTGTTTCGTGGCAGCGACCAGAAACTGATCCGACTTCGCGACGACCAGATCTGCAGCAATGGCAAGGCGATCGTCCAAGGCGATGATGGCAGCCTGAACCTGGTCGACATTGATTCGCCCACTCGCACGATCGTCCGTTATCCGCTGGACATCGCCGCTGGCACGCTTGGCGAACCGACCACCGTGTTGGACCTGACCGACGACCCGGCGGTTCCCGATGGCATGATCATGACACCCGATGGCAAGGGGATCATCGTGGCGATGTTCCATCCGGGCGTGGCCGAGTTCGGACAAACGCGTCTGTACGATTTCGCAAGCGGCCAATTGCAGTGCGTGTGGAAGACGCCTGGATCGCCCCAGAACACCTGTCCGGCACTGGTCCGCCACGATGGTGAGATCAAGTTGATCATCACGACCGCGGTCGAGAACCTGTCGGCCGAGGACCTGAAGAAGTGTCCCAATGCCGGCCAAATCTTTATCGGCGATACCGATATTCAAGATCCCGGCGGCCCGCTAGCACCCGTGTACCCCAGCCACTGA
- a CDS encoding 6-pyruvoyl trahydropterin synthase family protein → MPLSIMRRFSFCAGHRLVGHEGKCQNLHGHNYVVEVYVTGQEQDAVGRILDFKKLKQSINGWLDKNWDHTFILWDKDENGLAAIRSSQPHRIYELDCNPTAENMAIHFLEVVCPEVLADSGAVAFKVRLWESEETCAEVSKDIVG, encoded by the coding sequence ATGCCACTTAGCATCATGCGTCGCTTCTCTTTCTGTGCTGGCCATCGCTTGGTCGGCCACGAGGGCAAATGCCAGAACCTTCACGGCCATAATTACGTCGTCGAGGTCTACGTCACGGGCCAGGAACAGGACGCCGTCGGCCGAATCCTAGACTTCAAGAAACTGAAACAATCGATCAATGGTTGGTTGGACAAGAATTGGGATCACACATTCATCCTGTGGGATAAAGACGAAAACGGGCTGGCCGCGATCCGTTCCTCCCAGCCTCACCGAATCTATGAACTCGACTGCAACCCGACGGCCGAAAACATGGCCATCCACTTCCTAGAAGTTGTCTGCCCCGAGGTATTGGCCGACAGCGGCGCTGTCGCCTTCAAAGTACGACTGTGGGAGAGCGAAGAGACGTGTGCCGAAGTCAGCAAAGACATCGTTGGCTAA
- a CDS encoding VOC family protein, with amino-acid sequence MDNLSMQVRRLDHIALHVADVPTSVAFYRDTMKLPQMDRPAFDFPGAWFRLGVEQELHLIGDRLDPVYSHHRGGHFALIVDELDSWEQHLDRQGATRLQRKTRPDGALQTFVQDPDGHWIELCVPPKK; translated from the coding sequence ATGGACAATTTATCGATGCAAGTTCGACGACTGGACCACATCGCTTTACATGTCGCTGATGTCCCGACCAGCGTCGCTTTCTATCGCGACACGATGAAGTTGCCGCAGATGGACCGGCCGGCTTTCGATTTCCCCGGTGCATGGTTTCGACTGGGCGTCGAACAGGAACTGCACTTGATCGGCGATCGTCTGGACCCTGTCTATTCGCACCACCGAGGTGGCCACTTTGCGTTGATCGTCGACGAACTGGACAGCTGGGAACAGCATTTGGACCGTCAAGGCGCCACGCGATTGCAGCGCAAAACCAGACCCGACGGAGCCCTGCAAACGTTCGTCCAAGATCCCGATGGACATTGGATCGAGCTGTGCGTCCCGCCCAAGAAGTGA